A window of the Diabrotica undecimpunctata isolate CICGRU chromosome 1, icDiaUnde3, whole genome shotgun sequence genome harbors these coding sequences:
- the LOC140436216 gene encoding uncharacterized protein, translating to MHEAVQLVIDGFMGYKKAAEQFIIPQTTLDRYVKKKRNNSEYKIQKTLGRYKCIFSIEQEAELAVYLTTVEAQLFGLTMNELRELAFDLAERNNIVHPFKNSKAGLDWVNGFLNRHPNLSLRKPEATSSARAMGFNKVAVKQFFDLLSNILDTHQLTGDRIYNCDETGLTVNPKGHSKVISKKGRRQVGILTSAERGQIVTAKICFSASGTYVPPMLIFPRKRMQQEFQTGLPSGAFAEVQETGWRTKELFVVWFQRFISFTGAKKEKPILLVLYLLPLPVIWGRFYTGCSDEHSYKWFSKNWNLAM from the coding sequence ATGCACGAGGCAGTGCAACTAGTTATAGATGGTTTCATGGGATATAAGAAAGCGGCTGAGCAATTTATTATACCCCAAACAACATTAGACCGCTACGTTAAAAAAAAGCGAAACAATTCCGAATACAAAATTCAGAAAACGCTTGGACGTTATAAATGTATCTTTTCAATAGAACAAGAAGCAGAACTAGCAGTTTATTTGACCACCGTGGAAGCTCAACTATTTGGTCTGACCATGAATGAATTAAGAGAACTTGCTTTTGATTTAGCAGAACGCAACAATATTGTTCATCCGTTTAAAAATTCAAAAGCAGGTTTAGACTGGGTAAATGGATTCTTGAATAGGCATCCTAATCTTAGCTTACGAAAGCCAGAAGCTACCTCGTCAGCTAGAGCAATGGGGTTTAATAAAGTCGCAGTAAAACAATTTTTCGACCttctttcaaatattttggataccCATCAGTTAACAGGGGATAGAATATATAACTGCGACGAAACGGGCTTAACAGTAAATCCTAAAGGTCATTCTAAAGTAATTTCCAAGAAAGGACGTCGTCAGGTCGGAATTTTAACTTCAGCTGAACGAGGTCAAATTGTTACCGCTAAAATTTGTTTCTCCGCTAGCGGGACATATGTTCCCCCAATGTTAATTTTTCCCAGAAAACGCATGCAGCAAGAATTCCAGACTGGACTTCCATCGGGTGCGTTTGCTGAGGTTCAGGAGACTGGGTGGAGGACCAAGGAACTGTTTGTTGTTTGGTTTCAaagatttatttcttttaccggAGCCAAAAAAGAGAAACCAATTCTGCTTGTTTTATACCTATTACCTCTACCTGTTATTTGGGGCCGCTTTTATACAGGCTGCAGCGATGAGCACAGCTATAAATGGTTTTCGAAAAACTGGAATCTGGCCATGTGA